The following are encoded in a window of Telmatobacter sp. DSM 110680 genomic DNA:
- a CDS encoding aldolase/citrate lyase family protein, producing the protein MDVKAWLHSNGMKLGTIVTIDHPAILEIAGLAGFDWLWIDGEHGRFNEVSAATACAVNAGGPPLFVRLPDRSATAIKRFLDIGCDGIILPQVSSVIEVDEIARAALYPPRGERSVGIARAQGYGTRFAECLRTQDYAIIVQIESAAGVSNAETIIRHSAVDAVMIGPYDLSGSFGIPGEVEAPQVIDGIARVKSLAKIAGKPCGIFAPTAEKAEAYAEDGFELIAVGMDCGVLLSGYKRIHESIGPARRASNRI; encoded by the coding sequence ATGGATGTGAAGGCATGGCTCCACTCGAATGGAATGAAGTTGGGGACGATTGTAACGATCGATCATCCGGCGATCTTGGAGATTGCGGGCCTGGCGGGATTTGATTGGCTATGGATCGATGGCGAACACGGGCGTTTCAATGAGGTCAGCGCAGCGACAGCATGTGCGGTGAATGCGGGCGGTCCACCTTTGTTTGTGCGGCTGCCGGATCGTTCGGCGACAGCCATCAAGCGCTTTCTCGATATCGGTTGCGATGGGATTATTCTGCCGCAGGTTTCTTCAGTCATCGAGGTGGATGAGATTGCGCGAGCCGCGTTGTATCCGCCGCGCGGAGAGCGCAGCGTAGGGATCGCACGCGCGCAGGGATATGGGACGAGATTTGCTGAGTGCCTGCGCACGCAGGATTACGCAATCATCGTGCAGATCGAATCGGCAGCGGGAGTGAGCAACGCGGAGACCATTATTCGTCATTCAGCGGTGGATGCTGTGATGATTGGGCCGTATGACCTGAGTGGATCATTCGGAATACCGGGAGAAGTTGAAGCTCCGCAAGTGATTGATGGCATTGCAAGAGTTAAATCTCTAGCGAAGATCGCTGGAAAGCCATGCGGAATTTTTGCGCCGACTGCGGAAAAGGCGGAGGCCTACGCAGAAGATGGGTTCGAACTGATCGCTGTGGGCATGGATTGCGGCGTGCTCTTGAGTGGATACAAGAGAATCCATGAATCAATTGGGCCGGCAAGGCGTGCATCTAATCGCATCTAA
- a CDS encoding LacI family DNA-binding transcriptional regulator has product MPKRTKPGVAPQPGQPISLRTLGEYLNLSPATISLVLNNAPGVRSIPQETRDRVIEAAAKFDYRPSFFARSLRKRKTFTIGVLVPELSDSYAMQVLSGIEEHLIEEGYFYLTASHRRKPDLIEEYPRLFMDRSVEGFIFIDTALEKSMGVLPAVVVAGHRKIEGVTNVVLDQKRAAELALRHLYQLGHRKIAFMRGGSHSSDADDRWRCLMAVARELKLEVPPDLVVQLKLRVSTPELGYEPASELIQKGADFTALLCYNDVAAIGAIRALMNHGLHVPTDVSVIGFDDIQSAAYHNPSLTTIRQPLYSMGTTAARILLQRIRRQATFPDFVPIHPELIIRESTSPPNPKRNRIKRI; this is encoded by the coding sequence ATGCCCAAGCGAACGAAACCAGGAGTGGCGCCCCAGCCCGGCCAGCCTATCAGTCTGCGCACCCTTGGCGAGTACCTCAATCTCTCTCCGGCTACCATTTCGCTTGTGCTCAATAACGCTCCGGGCGTTCGCTCCATTCCTCAGGAAACGCGCGACCGCGTCATCGAGGCTGCGGCGAAGTTCGATTACCGTCCCAGTTTCTTCGCGCGCTCCCTGCGTAAGAGAAAGACCTTCACCATCGGTGTCCTCGTTCCCGAACTCAGCGACAGCTACGCCATGCAGGTCCTGAGCGGCATTGAAGAGCACCTAATTGAAGAGGGATACTTCTACCTCACCGCCAGTCATCGCCGTAAACCAGACCTCATCGAAGAGTACCCGCGTCTCTTCATGGATCGATCCGTCGAAGGCTTTATTTTCATCGACACGGCTCTCGAAAAGAGTATGGGAGTTTTACCTGCCGTAGTCGTCGCTGGCCATCGCAAAATCGAAGGTGTTACCAACGTCGTGCTCGACCAGAAGCGCGCGGCCGAACTCGCTCTCCGCCACCTTTACCAGCTTGGCCACCGAAAGATCGCATTCATGCGTGGTGGCAGCCACAGTTCCGATGCCGACGATCGCTGGAGATGCCTCATGGCGGTCGCCCGGGAGCTGAAACTTGAAGTCCCGCCCGACCTTGTTGTGCAACTGAAGCTTCGCGTTTCTACTCCTGAACTTGGCTACGAGCCGGCTAGCGAACTGATTCAAAAAGGCGCGGATTTTACCGCACTGCTTTGCTACAACGACGTTGCCGCCATCGGAGCTATTCGCGCACTCATGAACCACGGTCTTCACGTTCCCACTGACGTCTCCGTTATAGGCTTCGACGATATTCAGAGCGCCGCCTACCATAATCCCAGTCTCACCACGATCCGTCAGCCGCTTTACAGTATGGGTACCACTGCCGCGCGCATTCTTCTTCAGCGCATTCGAAGGCAGGCAACATTCCCAGACTTCGTTCCAATTCATCCTGAACTCATCATTCGCGAGTCCACAAGCCCGCCCAATCCCAAGCGCAATCGCATCAAGCGTATTTGA
- a CDS encoding MFS transporter, whose amino-acid sequence MPLESKPNSVRTLAVLHPVFALTGVLHAVGGALLPSLAVRFRLSDSTSGLLFLLYFAGTSLGALLCRGSYARLMTIGFTGMVLTCLAVAASPRPLLAPAFLLLGISVGVPMSAVTLFIGRNFPERCAPLLTFLNFSWSIGALAAPLIAARILMHYDYRATYIVFSIASAVAAVACGVMLRDLPQAKPETPEALSSGTSFNLVAVFAFAAFLQVGIENTVAAWLPTYALRMAGSGVVFAAISSSFYWAGFLSSRGISSLLLLRVSSITVFRISVTLGIAAALFLEVAPSVPTRNLAMFLLGAALAPTYPLVLAGFFAATQRTADSRWILFTAGFGGSAVPWLAGLVSAQTGSLRTGMLLIPAGLLLMAFVMPGLRPSKAARPKPQLG is encoded by the coding sequence ATGCCGCTCGAGTCCAAACCAAATTCCGTTCGCACACTCGCCGTACTCCATCCGGTCTTCGCGCTAACCGGTGTCCTGCACGCCGTCGGTGGCGCGCTGCTTCCGTCGTTGGCGGTGCGCTTTCGCCTCAGCGATTCCACTTCCGGGCTTCTCTTTCTGTTGTACTTCGCCGGCACATCGCTTGGCGCTCTCCTCTGTCGAGGCAGCTATGCGCGACTGATGACCATCGGATTCACCGGAATGGTGCTGACTTGCCTCGCCGTTGCTGCCAGCCCGCGTCCGCTTCTTGCACCAGCATTTCTTCTACTCGGAATCAGCGTTGGCGTCCCTATGTCCGCCGTCACTCTTTTCATCGGCCGCAATTTCCCCGAGCGCTGTGCACCTCTGCTCACTTTCCTCAACTTCTCGTGGAGCATCGGCGCTCTTGCCGCCCCTCTTATCGCTGCGCGTATCCTCATGCATTACGACTATCGCGCGACCTACATTGTATTTTCCATCGCCTCTGCAGTTGCGGCTGTTGCCTGCGGCGTAATGCTACGCGATCTCCCCCAAGCCAAACCCGAGACCCCTGAGGCTCTTTCCTCAGGCACCTCATTCAACCTCGTGGCGGTCTTTGCCTTTGCAGCCTTTTTGCAGGTGGGCATCGAAAACACCGTGGCCGCATGGCTGCCTACATACGCGTTGCGTATGGCCGGGAGCGGCGTCGTGTTTGCGGCGATCTCATCCTCGTTCTACTGGGCAGGATTTCTTTCCTCCCGCGGCATCTCATCTCTACTTCTTCTGCGGGTTTCATCCATAACAGTATTTCGTATCTCAGTTACGCTTGGAATCGCAGCAGCCTTGTTCCTCGAGGTCGCGCCCTCCGTTCCCACTCGGAATCTTGCGATGTTTCTACTCGGCGCGGCTCTCGCTCCCACTTACCCGCTCGTTCTAGCCGGCTTTTTCGCGGCCACTCAACGCACGGCGGACTCCCGTTGGATCCTCTTCACCGCCGGCTTCGGCGGCTCCGCGGTCCCTTGGCTTGCAGGTCTCGTCTCCGCTCAAACGGGCTCCCTTCGCACTGGCATGCTGTTGATCCCCGCCGGACTGCTTCTCATGGCATTCGTGATGCCCGGACTTCGCCCTTCTAAGGCAGCACGACCCAAGCCGCAACTTGGCTAG